In Perca flavescens isolate YP-PL-M2 chromosome 7, PFLA_1.0, whole genome shotgun sequence, the following proteins share a genomic window:
- the rnf223 gene encoding RING finger protein 223 → MEQSPQFWHMQVAPQDTAGELKKKVSVVGQPECSICYNTYDNVFKTPKLLECTHTFCLECLSRLMAVSVADHDSEGASTRLSCPFCRHPTTLPEEGPPALTTSREVLCKLPSHQQQEQPVWLEGEKLCYKSLKHDTGAGARDSPTAFCVCIDIGASKTMDAPIQTQPRTFSLMGRLADWKRMVLFIVLMLLLVVVVLWPLQCIFSTGNIRCESVKQPINPTATTTATTTFSRFPGNQAGQR, encoded by the coding sequence ATGGAACAGTCTCCGCAGTTTTGGCACATGCAGGTTGCCCCCCAGGACACTGCTGGAGAGCTAAAAAAGAAGGTGTCAGTCGTGGGCCAGCCTGAGTGCTCCATCTGCTACAACACCTACGACAATGTCTTCAAAACCCCCAAGCTGCTGGAGTGCACCCACACCTTCTGCCTGGAGTGCCTCTCCCGCCTCATGGCAGTCTCGGTGGCTGACCATGACAGTGAGGGCGCCAGCACTCGCCTCTCTTGCCCCTTCTGCCGTCACCCCACCACGCTGCCTGAGGAGGGACCCCCGGCCCTGACAACCAGCCGGGAGGTCCTCTGCAAGCTGCCCAGCCaccagcagcaggagcagccaGTGTGGCTGGAGGGGGAGAAGCTGTGCTACAAAAGCCTCAAGCACGACACCGGTGCAGGGGCCCGTGATAGTCCCACGGCCTTCTGCGTCTGCATTGACATTGGGGCCAGCAAGACAATGGATGCTCCGATCCAGACGCAGCCCAGGACTTTTAGCCTGATGGGCCGGCTGGCAGACTGGAAGAGGATGGTGCTTTTTATCGTGCTCATGCTGCTGCTTGTTGTAGTTGTGTTGTGGCCATTGCAGTGTATATTCAGCACTGGGAACATTCGCTGTGAAAGTGTGAAACAACCCATCAACCCCACTGCCACAACGACAGCTACCACTACTTTCAGCCGGTTCCCAGGCAACCAGGCCGGCCAGAGATAA